The following are from one region of the Rhizobium sullae genome:
- a CDS encoding sarcosine oxidase subunit alpha, with amino-acid sequence MSGANRIAGKGRLTPARTARFTFDGKSYTALEGDTVASALIANGVHLVGRSFKYHRPRGILSAGAEEPNALIDVSRDSARKQPNVRATVQEVFDGMIVNSQNRFPSLAFDVGGVNNLLSPFFAAGFYYKTFMWPKAAWKHVYEPIIRRAAGLGVAPTESDPDHYASRYAHCDVLVAGAGVAGLSAALAAAEAGASVIICDEQAECGGALRFDSGMKIDGIEGYTWAQQATAKLKAMDNVQVLTRTTAFGYYNHNFIGLAERVTDHIAKPDRGLPRERLWQVRAKRVILAGGAIERHMVFPNNDRPGIMLASAARMYLNHYGVAVGAKVGVYTAHDSAYEAAFDLKRAGVAIAAIVDCRQTPGAAVLAEARSLGVEVLTGQSVINTSGKLRVSSMTVARNGGGSPRKIVIDALLVSAGWTPSVHLFSQSRGKVKFEPESQRFLPGTYAQDCLSVGACNGTDGLQQTIEESLAAGELMAQAVGKSGSGKISISGEQAHDWTGGMIGAAEGAGPEASAKAFIDFQHDVCAKDIRLAVREGMHSIEHIKRFTTNGMASDQGKLSNMHGLAIAAEMLGKEIPQVGLTTFRAPYTPVTYGALVGHSRGELFDPTRKTPMHQWEEDHGAVFEDVGNWKRAWFYPRAGETMHQAVARECKTAREAAGVFDASTLGKIEVVGPDAAEFMNLMYTNAWDTLKPGKCRYGIMTREDGFIYDDGVVGRLSEGRFHVTTTTGGAPRVLHHMEDYLQTEFPHLKVWLTSVTEQWAVIAVQGPKAREIVAPLVEGVDISNEAFPHMSVAECKVCGVPARLFRVSFTGEVGFEINVPADFGQSVLEAVWANAEPLGACVYGTETMHVLRAEKGYIIVGQDTDGTVTPDDAALSWAVSKKKADFVGIRGLKRPDLVREGRKQLVGLVTKDPKVVLEEGAQIVANPNEPKPMMMLGHVTSSYWSENLGKSIAFALVAGGRARMGETLYVPMPDKTIAVEVTDMVFFDKEGGRING; translated from the coding sequence ATGAGCGGCGCGAACCGAATTGCAGGCAAGGGACGCCTGACGCCGGCGAGGACCGCCCGCTTCACCTTCGACGGCAAGAGCTATACCGCGCTCGAAGGCGATACCGTCGCCTCGGCGCTTATTGCGAACGGTGTGCATCTCGTCGGCCGCTCCTTCAAGTATCACCGCCCGCGCGGCATCCTTTCAGCCGGCGCGGAAGAGCCGAATGCGCTTATCGACGTTTCCCGAGACTCGGCTCGCAAGCAGCCGAACGTGCGCGCAACGGTCCAGGAAGTCTTCGACGGAATGATCGTCAATTCGCAGAACCGCTTCCCGTCTCTCGCTTTCGACGTCGGCGGCGTCAACAATCTGCTTTCGCCGTTCTTCGCGGCGGGCTTCTACTACAAGACCTTCATGTGGCCGAAGGCCGCCTGGAAGCACGTCTATGAGCCAATCATCCGACGTGCTGCCGGTCTCGGCGTGGCGCCGACGGAAAGCGATCCGGATCATTACGCAAGCCGCTACGCGCATTGCGATGTGCTGGTGGCAGGTGCGGGCGTTGCCGGGCTTTCGGCCGCCCTTGCCGCGGCTGAAGCAGGTGCCAGCGTCATTATCTGCGACGAGCAGGCGGAATGCGGCGGCGCGTTGCGATTCGACAGTGGCATGAAGATCGACGGCATCGAGGGTTACACCTGGGCGCAGCAGGCGACTGCCAAGTTGAAGGCGATGGACAACGTGCAGGTTCTGACCCGCACGACGGCCTTCGGCTACTACAACCACAATTTCATCGGTCTTGCCGAGCGCGTGACCGACCATATCGCCAAGCCCGACCGCGGCCTGCCGCGCGAGCGCCTCTGGCAGGTCCGCGCCAAGCGGGTGATCCTCGCTGGCGGTGCGATCGAGCGGCACATGGTATTCCCGAACAACGACCGTCCGGGCATCATGCTGGCGTCCGCCGCGCGCATGTACCTGAACCATTACGGCGTCGCCGTCGGCGCAAAGGTTGGCGTCTACACGGCGCATGACTCGGCCTATGAAGCCGCCTTCGATCTGAAGCGAGCAGGCGTGGCAATCGCTGCGATCGTCGATTGCCGCCAGACGCCGGGGGCTGCAGTTCTTGCCGAAGCGCGTTCGCTCGGCGTCGAGGTGCTGACTGGACAATCGGTTATCAATACTTCGGGCAAGCTTCGCGTCTCATCGATGACCGTTGCGCGTAACGGCGGCGGTTCGCCGCGCAAGATCGTCATCGACGCATTGCTGGTTTCGGCCGGCTGGACGCCGTCGGTGCATCTCTTCTCTCAGTCGCGCGGCAAGGTGAAGTTCGAGCCGGAAAGCCAGCGGTTCCTGCCCGGCACCTATGCGCAGGACTGCCTGTCGGTCGGCGCTTGCAACGGTACGGACGGCCTGCAGCAGACGATCGAAGAGTCGCTGGCGGCCGGTGAGCTGATGGCGCAGGCCGTCGGAAAATCCGGCAGCGGCAAGATCAGTATTTCGGGCGAACAGGCCCATGACTGGACAGGCGGCATGATCGGCGCTGCCGAAGGCGCCGGACCGGAAGCGAGCGCCAAGGCCTTTATCGACTTCCAGCACGATGTCTGCGCCAAGGACATCCGTCTTGCGGTGCGCGAAGGCATGCACTCGATCGAGCACATCAAGCGCTTCACGACGAACGGCATGGCTTCCGACCAAGGCAAGCTCTCTAACATGCACGGTCTGGCGATCGCCGCCGAAATGCTCGGCAAGGAAATCCCCCAAGTGGGCCTCACGACCTTCCGTGCGCCCTATACACCGGTCACCTATGGCGCGCTCGTCGGCCATTCGCGCGGCGAACTCTTCGACCCAACGCGCAAGACGCCGATGCATCAGTGGGAAGAAGATCACGGCGCTGTCTTCGAAGATGTCGGCAACTGGAAACGTGCCTGGTTCTATCCGCGTGCCGGCGAGACGATGCATCAGGCGGTTGCCCGTGAGTGCAAGACGGCGCGCGAGGCTGCGGGCGTCTTCGATGCCTCGACGCTAGGCAAGATCGAGGTCGTCGGCCCGGATGCGGCGGAATTCATGAACCTCATGTACACCAATGCCTGGGATACGCTGAAACCGGGCAAGTGCCGCTACGGCATCATGACCCGCGAAGACGGCTTTATTTACGACGACGGCGTCGTCGGACGCCTGAGCGAGGGTCGCTTCCACGTCACGACGACGACCGGAGGCGCGCCGCGTGTGCTTCATCACATGGAAGACTATCTTCAGACGGAGTTCCCGCATCTGAAGGTGTGGCTGACTTCCGTGACGGAACAGTGGGCGGTGATTGCCGTGCAGGGGCCGAAGGCGCGCGAGATCGTCGCACCGCTCGTCGAAGGAGTCGATATTTCCAACGAGGCCTTCCCGCATATGAGCGTTGCCGAGTGCAAGGTCTGCGGCGTGCCTGCGCGCCTCTTCCGTGTGTCGTTTACCGGCGAAGTCGGCTTCGAAATCAACGTTCCTGCCGACTTCGGTCAATCGGTGCTGGAAGCAGTCTGGGCGAATGCCGAGCCACTCGGCGCGTGCGTCTACGGTACCGAGACGATGCACGTTCTTCGCGCCGAGAAGGGCTATATCATCGTTGGCCAGGATACGGACGGCACGGTTACGCCGGACGATGCTGCTCTTTCTTGGGCTGTTTCGAAGAAGAAAGCGGATTTCGTCGGCATTCGCGGGCTGAAACGTCCCGATCTCGTCAGGGAAGGGCGAAAGCAACTCGTCGGCCTTGTCACCAAGGATCCAAAGGTCGTGTTGGAAGAAGGCGCACAGATCGTCGCCAACCCGAACGAGCCGAAGCCGATGATGATGCTCGGTCATGTGACCTCGTCCTACTGGTCGGAAAACCTCGGCAAGTCGATCGCCTTCGCACTGGTCGCGGGCGGCCGGGCGCGCATGGGCGAGACGCTTTATGTACCGATGCCGGACAAGACGATTGCCGTCGAGGTGACGGACATGGTGTTCTTTGACAAGGAAGGAGGCCGGATCAATGGTTGA
- a CDS encoding sarcosine oxidase subunit delta — protein sequence MLLIYCPYCQEERSELEFRGAGDAHIARPQNIASISDEEFEEYFFLRDNPKGLIFERWRHIHGCGRFFNAARDTVSDKFIMTYKAGEPKPEIGAASVPHAPVETYEATEGEAK from the coding sequence ATGCTACTGATCTACTGCCCATACTGTCAGGAAGAACGTTCCGAGCTCGAATTCCGCGGCGCAGGCGATGCGCATATTGCGAGGCCGCAGAACATCGCTTCGATTTCCGACGAGGAATTTGAAGAGTATTTCTTCCTGCGCGACAATCCGAAGGGTCTGATCTTCGAACGCTGGCGGCATATCCATGGCTGCGGCCGCTTCTTCAATGCGGCGCGCGATACAGTCAGCGACAAATTCATCATGACCTACAAGGCAGGCGAGCCGAAGCCTGAAATAGGCGCTGCCAGTGTTCCGCACGCCCCCGTCGAAACCTATGAAGCGACGGAAGGAGAGGCGAAATGA
- a CDS encoding sarcosine oxidase subunit beta family protein encodes MRKYSVFAVAREALRGHKGWDRQWTSPEPRAEYDVIIIGGGGHGLGAAYYLAKEHGITNVAVLEKGWLGGGNTGRNTTIIRSNYLYEESMHIYEHSMKLWENLSQDLNYNVMYSPRGVMMLSHNIHDQQSFKRHIHANRLYGIDNEWLTPEQAKAYCPPLDISATARYPINGAALQRRGGTARHDAVAWGYARAASDRGVHIIQNCEVTGLRRGPDGRVTGVETNRGFIGAKKIGVSAAGHTTTVMKMADVRVPLQSSPLQALVSEPLKPIFPCVVMSNTVHAYISQSDKGELVIGAGTDQYNSYSQTGGLQIITHTLDAICELFPMFRRVKMMRSWGGIVDNTPDRSAIQSKTPVPGLYVNCGWGTGGFKATPGSANLFAHLIARDEPHKFNAGLTLERFRTGRLIDEAAAAAVAH; translated from the coding sequence ATGCGGAAATATTCGGTTTTTGCCGTGGCACGGGAAGCGCTCAGAGGCCATAAGGGCTGGGACAGGCAGTGGACTTCGCCGGAACCGCGCGCGGAATACGACGTCATCATCATCGGCGGCGGCGGGCATGGTCTGGGGGCAGCCTACTACCTTGCCAAGGAGCATGGCATTACCAATGTCGCGGTGCTGGAAAAAGGTTGGCTCGGCGGTGGCAATACCGGTCGTAACACTACCATCATCCGCTCGAACTATCTCTATGAAGAGAGCATGCACATCTACGAGCATTCGATGAAGCTCTGGGAGAATCTGTCGCAGGATCTCAATTACAATGTGATGTATTCACCGCGCGGCGTGATGATGCTCTCCCACAACATTCACGACCAGCAGTCCTTCAAGCGGCATATCCATGCCAACCGGCTCTACGGCATCGACAACGAATGGCTGACGCCAGAGCAGGCAAAGGCTTATTGTCCGCCGCTCGATATTTCGGCAACGGCGCGCTACCCGATCAACGGCGCGGCTCTGCAGCGCCGCGGCGGTACGGCACGTCACGATGCAGTCGCCTGGGGTTATGCTCGTGCGGCGTCGGATCGCGGCGTTCACATCATCCAGAATTGCGAAGTCACAGGCCTCCGCCGCGGTCCTGATGGCAGGGTGACGGGCGTTGAAACCAATCGCGGCTTCATCGGCGCGAAGAAGATCGGCGTCTCCGCAGCCGGCCATACGACGACCGTGATGAAGATGGCGGACGTTCGCGTGCCGCTGCAATCGAGCCCGCTGCAGGCCCTGGTTTCCGAACCGCTGAAGCCGATCTTCCCCTGCGTCGTCATGTCGAACACGGTGCATGCCTATATCTCGCAGTCTGACAAGGGCGAGCTCGTCATCGGCGCTGGCACGGACCAGTACAATTCCTATTCGCAGACCGGCGGCCTGCAGATCATCACGCATACGCTCGATGCGATCTGCGAGCTCTTCCCGATGTTCCGCCGCGTGAAGATGATGCGCTCCTGGGGCGGTATCGTCGACAACACGCCGGACCGTTCGGCGATCCAGTCGAAGACGCCGGTTCCGGGACTCTATGTCAACTGCGGCTGGGGCACTGGCGGCTTCAAGGCGACACCGGGCTCGGCTAATCTGTTTGCGCACCTGATCGCCCGCGACGAGCCGCACAAGTTCAACGCCGGGCTAACGCTGGAGCGCTTCCGCACCGGAAGGCTCATCGACGAAGCGGCCGCCGCAGCGGTGGCGCATTGA
- a CDS encoding FecR family protein: protein MSYLRPVTAAVLCAVLSSPMPVSATEQVGQAIRIKTEVTGQSGPLTVNAAVHRDERIRTSQSGLGQFVFRDGTKLAVGWGSSVVIDKYIFDDSQSVKRLSIRAAKGTFRWISGSSKSSAYQILTPAGTIGVRGTAFDFYVGPDGTTAVVMLNGAAQFCGPGGCRQLTRRCDCVVATPNGNMTDVARVNQGVLRRLGTSDALPFLSGGQSLTGMMGGGCGLTAALQRRPEAPQRQAPSTPPPEPKPEKPREPGRPHTDKPRDHTDRPHDPDGPHKSYDHHRGDHDKGRDKADRHDKDHDRDRGERNRHR, encoded by the coding sequence ATGTCGTATCTGCGTCCTGTTACAGCTGCGGTGCTCTGCGCGGTGCTTTCCAGCCCCATGCCGGTTTCCGCAACCGAGCAGGTCGGCCAGGCGATCCGGATCAAGACGGAGGTCACCGGTCAATCGGGACCGCTGACGGTAAATGCCGCTGTCCATCGCGACGAGCGCATTCGTACCTCGCAATCCGGACTTGGCCAGTTTGTCTTCCGGGACGGTACGAAGCTTGCGGTCGGCTGGGGCTCGTCGGTCGTCATCGACAAATACATCTTCGATGATTCGCAATCGGTGAAGAGGCTGAGCATCCGCGCAGCGAAGGGAACGTTCCGCTGGATCAGCGGCAGTTCGAAATCGTCCGCCTACCAGATCCTGACGCCTGCAGGTACGATCGGTGTGCGCGGCACTGCCTTCGATTTCTATGTCGGCCCCGATGGAACAACAGCCGTCGTTATGCTGAATGGTGCCGCTCAGTTTTGCGGCCCCGGCGGCTGCCGGCAGCTGACACGCCGTTGCGACTGCGTCGTTGCGACACCTAACGGAAACATGACGGATGTGGCGCGCGTCAACCAGGGCGTCCTTCGCAGGCTCGGAACGTCAGACGCGCTGCCATTCCTTTCCGGCGGCCAGTCGCTTACCGGCATGATGGGCGGCGGCTGCGGGTTGACCGCGGCGTTGCAACGGCGCCCTGAAGCGCCTCAGCGACAGGCACCGAGCACCCCGCCTCCGGAACCAAAGCCCGAGAAGCCGCGGGAACCTGGCAGGCCTCACACGGACAAGCCGCGTGATCACACCGATAGGCCGCACGACCCTGACGGGCCGCATAAATCATATGACCACCACCGGGGGGATCACGACAAAGGTCGCGATAAGGCCGATCGTCATGACAAGGATCATGACAGGGATCGTGGCGAACGGAACCGCCATCGTTAA
- a CDS encoding CHASE2 domain-containing protein, with amino-acid sequence MTRTQQIGVIIGLAIVAMLTLLRAGDPQLLRSIRDVTFDEYQRVSPRPFEELPVRVIDIDEASLREFGQWPWPRDRLALLVNRLSEMGAAAIAFDILFAEPDRLSPRAVVGNVPGIDPSLLAQLPDNDNIFADSIADKPVVLGFGLSNEGTYRPSVKAGFAFTGESPVEAPPHIKAATPLRPRLEANAAGVGHISLNPGSPSSVVRAVPLFLTDGEQLYPNLALEALRVAQGASTYVLAGAPDAVGVMTSAKIGDFVVPVTAAGELWLYVSADHAERYVSARHVLAAEGASPEVSAAINGSIVFVGTSAAGLQDIRVTALGENVPGVSLHAQTVEQILNSRYLSRPDWADGLEIFAIAMLGSLLVILTTFVSPAVALACGLAITALALVASWLCFSYSGLLFDPLAPIISGSITHFSATSFRILVIDRERREVRRAFGQYLSPSLLYRIEHTRDALRLGGDDRELTVMFVDVRHFTEISERLSPTAVVRFLNTLLDALSRHVVANEGTLDKFIGDSIMAFWNAPVDVAGHETKAVRAALAMRETLAELNAADAFGFGTDKPVGIGIGIHTGVACVGNMGAETRFNYSAVGDAVNVAARIESSCKEVGFDILISEDTARLQLGAALLEAGIIGLKGKSSRTRLFAVVGDQRLAQSAEFGELQRLHNQLIEAFRSRSPDARRIVSAIRLRAKMMAPGLAEFYRRISRRADHFRDEPVSEEARPAE; translated from the coding sequence ATGACACGCACGCAGCAAATCGGCGTCATCATCGGCTTGGCGATTGTTGCCATGCTCACGCTGCTGCGGGCCGGTGATCCGCAGCTCCTGCGATCGATCCGCGATGTGACCTTCGACGAGTACCAGCGCGTGTCGCCGCGGCCGTTCGAAGAGCTGCCCGTGCGGGTGATTGATATTGATGAGGCGTCGCTGCGGGAATTCGGCCAGTGGCCGTGGCCGCGCGATAGGTTGGCCCTGCTTGTCAACAGACTGTCCGAGATGGGTGCGGCGGCGATTGCTTTCGATATACTTTTTGCCGAACCGGACAGGCTTTCACCTCGCGCTGTCGTCGGCAATGTGCCGGGGATCGATCCGTCGCTTCTGGCGCAGTTGCCGGACAATGACAACATTTTTGCTGATTCGATTGCCGATAAGCCCGTCGTGCTCGGCTTCGGCTTATCCAACGAGGGAACATATCGTCCATCGGTCAAGGCTGGTTTCGCCTTCACCGGCGAAAGTCCCGTCGAGGCACCTCCGCATATCAAAGCTGCAACGCCGTTGCGGCCGCGTCTTGAAGCGAATGCCGCCGGTGTTGGCCATATTAGCCTTAACCCAGGCAGCCCCTCATCGGTAGTGCGGGCGGTTCCGCTGTTTCTGACGGACGGCGAGCAGCTTTATCCTAACCTGGCGCTCGAAGCACTGCGTGTTGCCCAGGGTGCTTCGACCTATGTGCTGGCAGGCGCACCGGACGCAGTCGGTGTCATGACATCGGCCAAGATCGGCGACTTCGTCGTTCCCGTGACGGCGGCAGGCGAGCTCTGGCTTTACGTCAGCGCCGACCATGCGGAGAGATATGTCTCCGCGCGGCATGTGCTTGCGGCGGAAGGAGCATCGCCGGAGGTCAGCGCGGCGATCAACGGCAGCATCGTCTTTGTCGGCACCTCGGCTGCCGGATTGCAGGATATCCGCGTTACGGCGCTTGGAGAGAATGTGCCGGGGGTTTCGCTGCATGCGCAGACTGTCGAGCAGATCCTGAACAGCCGCTATCTGTCGCGGCCGGATTGGGCCGATGGCCTGGAGATATTCGCCATCGCGATGCTGGGCAGCCTTCTGGTGATATTGACGACCTTCGTCAGCCCGGCCGTGGCGCTCGCCTGCGGTTTGGCGATCACTGCGCTCGCTCTTGTCGCGTCTTGGCTTTGCTTTTCCTATTCCGGGCTTCTCTTCGATCCGTTGGCGCCGATCATCAGCGGATCGATCACCCATTTTTCAGCGACATCGTTCCGCATCCTTGTAATCGACCGGGAGCGGCGCGAGGTTCGCCGAGCCTTCGGACAGTATCTGTCACCGTCACTCCTCTATCGTATCGAGCATACGCGCGACGCATTGCGCCTTGGCGGCGACGATCGGGAACTGACGGTCATGTTCGTCGATGTACGTCATTTCACCGAAATCAGCGAGCGCCTATCGCCAACGGCCGTCGTCAGATTCCTCAACACGCTGCTCGATGCGTTGAGCCGCCATGTCGTCGCCAATGAGGGCACGCTCGACAAATTCATCGGCGACTCGATCATGGCCTTCTGGAATGCACCAGTCGATGTTGCCGGTCACGAGACGAAGGCGGTGCGTGCGGCACTGGCCATGCGGGAAACGCTTGCCGAACTAAATGCTGCCGACGCCTTCGGCTTCGGCACGGACAAGCCCGTCGGTATCGGCATCGGCATCCATACCGGCGTTGCCTGCGTCGGAAACATGGGGGCCGAAACGCGCTTCAACTATTCGGCCGTCGGCGATGCCGTGAACGTTGCTGCGCGCATCGAATCCTCCTGCAAGGAAGTCGGTTTCGATATTCTGATTTCGGAGGATACGGCGCGGCTGCAGCTAGGTGCCGCGCTGCTAGAGGCGGGCATTATCGGTCTGAAGGGAAAGAGCAGCCGCACGCGTCTATTCGCTGTCGTTGGCGATCAGCGCTTGGCACAATCAGCGGAATTTGGGGAACTGCAGCGCCTCCACAATCAGCTTATTGAAGCCTTTCGCTCGCGCTCGCCCGACGCTCGCCGGATCGTCAGCGCCATCAGGCTGAGGGCCAAGATGATGGCTCCTGGATTGGCAGAATTTTATCGCCGGATTTCCCGCAGGGCTGATCATTTCCGCGATGAACCGGTTTCCGAGGAAGCGCGGCCGGCTGAGTGA
- the rpsU gene encoding 30S ribosomal protein S21 — MQVLVRDNNVDQALRVLKKKMQREGLFREMKARSAYEKPSEKRAREKGEAIRRQRKLARKKMQREGLLPMPKKAANTR; from the coding sequence TTGCAGGTTCTCGTCAGGGACAATAATGTCGATCAGGCTCTTCGCGTGCTCAAGAAGAAGATGCAGCGCGAAGGGCTGTTTCGCGAAATGAAGGCGCGTAGCGCCTATGAAAAGCCGTCCGAGAAGCGGGCCCGCGAAAAGGGCGAGGCTATTCGCCGGCAGCGGAAACTCGCGCGTAAGAAGATGCAGCGCGAAGGTTTGCTGCCGATGCCCAAGAAGGCGGCAAATACGCGCTAA
- a CDS encoding cold-shock protein, giving the protein MNSGTVKWFNSTKGFGFIQPDDGSTDVFVHISAVERAGMSTLSDGQKVRYDLVRDKKSGKNAADNLQAA; this is encoded by the coding sequence ATGAATTCAGGCACAGTTAAATGGTTCAACAGCACCAAGGGTTTTGGTTTTATCCAGCCGGATGACGGTTCGACTGACGTCTTCGTGCATATTTCCGCAGTGGAACGCGCCGGGATGAGCACACTGTCCGATGGACAGAAGGTACGCTACGATCTGGTCCGGGATAAAAAGTCCGGCAAGAACGCAGCGGACAATCTCCAGGCCGCATGA
- the rpsU gene encoding 30S ribosomal protein S21 yields the protein MQVLVRDNNVDQALRALKKKMQREGIFREMKMRDYYEKPSQKRAREKAEAVRRVRKLARKRAQREGLVAR from the coding sequence GTGCAGGTACTTGTCCGCGATAACAATGTCGATCAGGCTCTCCGCGCTCTCAAGAAGAAGATGCAGCGCGAAGGCATTTTCCGCGAAATGAAGATGCGCGACTACTACGAGAAGCCGTCGCAGAAGCGCGCTCGCGAGAAGGCCGAAGCCGTTCGCCGCGTTCGCAAGCTGGCTCGCAAGCGGGCACAGCGCGAAGGTCTGGTTGCACGCTAG
- a CDS encoding tetratricopeptide repeat protein → MADFLFISPRSLRAPKATLLPVLAVLAAVGLAGCQTDNTSDAVIRLDKAQGSEGNIASLTSVINANPRDPEGYNVRGSAYGRGGQFKAALNDFNTALQINPRFFQAYANRALVYRNMGQPQQAISDYNAALQINPSYDVAYIGRGNVYRQAGQDDAAFNDFDRAIQLNTTDGRAYHNRGLIFQKRNQQDKAIDDFSKAISLSANSPEPYNGRGISYIALNDDDNAFADFNHAIELNGNIAESWANQALVYERRGDKAKAARSYRHAIGLDPKYQPARDGLARVGATTSG, encoded by the coding sequence ATGGCTGATTTCTTGTTCATCTCGCCCCGGTCCTTGCGCGCGCCGAAGGCGACGCTGCTGCCGGTGCTCGCAGTCCTTGCCGCAGTCGGTCTCGCCGGCTGCCAGACCGACAACACCTCCGATGCTGTGATCCGCCTCGACAAGGCCCAGGGCTCTGAAGGGAACATCGCCTCGCTAACTTCGGTGATCAATGCCAATCCGCGTGATCCGGAGGGCTATAACGTGCGGGGTTCGGCCTATGGCCGCGGCGGTCAATTCAAGGCCGCGCTAAACGACTTCAACACCGCTCTGCAGATCAATCCGCGCTTCTTCCAGGCCTATGCCAACCGCGCGCTTGTCTATCGCAACATGGGCCAGCCACAACAGGCGATCTCCGACTACAATGCGGCATTGCAGATCAACCCGAGCTATGACGTCGCCTATATCGGCCGTGGCAACGTCTATCGTCAGGCCGGCCAGGACGATGCGGCATTCAACGATTTCGACCGTGCGATCCAGCTCAACACGACGGATGGCCGCGCCTATCACAATCGCGGCCTGATCTTCCAGAAGCGCAATCAGCAGGACAAGGCGATCGACGATTTCTCGAAGGCGATCTCGCTGTCAGCAAATTCGCCCGAGCCCTATAACGGCCGGGGCATTTCCTATATCGCGCTGAACGACGACGACAATGCCTTCGCCGACTTCAACCATGCGATCGAGCTCAACGGCAACATCGCCGAATCCTGGGCCAACCAGGCGCTTGTCTATGAACGTCGCGGCGACAAGGCGAAGGCTGCCCGTTCCTATCGCCATGCGATCGGCCTGGACCCGAAATACCAGCCGGCGCGTGACGGCCTGGCCCGCGTCGGTGCCACCACCAGCGGCTGA
- a CDS encoding NAD(P)/FAD-dependent oxidoreductase: MAAKQHVIVVGAGIIGASIAWHLAKADAAVTVIAQETGGVATPNSFAWINASWGNPEFYFHFRRRSMAEWKRFAAELPGLPLSWCGGICWDLPPDQLAAFEKEHSGWGYGISRIDRSEISRREPYLRNPPDFALAVAEEGAVEPVAAARMMLADAEARGAKFIGGAVRGLIRSGEHITGIVTSQGLIEADHVVLASGAGSVPIAASAGITLPIDAPPGLIVHSRPFGKRLNSLVIATELHMRQTAEGRIIAGSDFGGGDPGEDRLATAATLFAKVKANLFGSDALTMDFLTVGYRPTPRDGFPIIGNCGISGLYVAVMHSGVTLAPLIGALAANEILSGATDASLSPFRFSRFA, from the coding sequence ATGGCGGCGAAACAGCATGTGATCGTCGTCGGCGCCGGCATCATCGGCGCATCGATCGCCTGGCATTTGGCGAAGGCCGATGCCGCTGTGACCGTTATCGCCCAAGAAACGGGCGGCGTTGCGACACCCAATTCCTTTGCCTGGATTAACGCCAGCTGGGGAAACCCGGAATTCTACTTTCATTTCCGGCGCCGTTCCATGGCGGAGTGGAAGCGGTTTGCCGCCGAGCTTCCGGGCCTGCCGCTTTCCTGGTGCGGCGGTATCTGCTGGGACCTGCCTCCCGATCAACTCGCGGCGTTCGAGAAGGAGCACAGCGGCTGGGGCTACGGAATCAGCCGTATCGATCGCAGCGAAATCTCGCGTCGCGAACCCTATCTCCGCAATCCTCCCGATTTCGCCCTCGCCGTCGCTGAGGAAGGCGCAGTCGAGCCGGTTGCCGCAGCGCGCATGATGCTGGCGGATGCAGAAGCGCGAGGCGCAAAATTCATCGGCGGTGCCGTTCGCGGCCTCATCCGCAGCGGCGAGCACATTACGGGCATCGTCACGTCCCAAGGTTTGATCGAAGCGGACCATGTCGTCCTCGCTTCCGGGGCAGGATCCGTTCCGATCGCTGCATCGGCCGGGATCACACTGCCGATCGATGCGCCGCCTGGCCTGATCGTGCACTCCCGCCCCTTCGGGAAGCGGCTGAACAGCCTGGTGATCGCGACGGAGCTGCATATGCGCCAAACCGCCGAAGGGCGCATCATCGCCGGCAGCGACTTCGGCGGCGGCGATCCCGGTGAAGACCGCCTGGCGACCGCCGCGACTCTCTTTGCAAAAGTCAAAGCAAACCTTTTTGGAAGCGATGCGCTGACAATGGACTTCCTCACGGTCGGATACCGCCCGACGCCGCGGGACGGCTTCCCGATTATCGGCAATTGTGGCATCAGTGGCCTCTATGTTGCGGTCATGCATTCCGGCGTGACGCTTGCTCCGTTGATCGGCGCGCTGGCGGCAAACGAGATTCTGTCAGGCGCAACTGACGCAAGCTTGAGCCCATTTCGGTTCTCCCGGTTTGCCTGA